A genomic segment from Colletotrichum higginsianum IMI 349063 chromosome 5, whole genome shotgun sequence encodes:
- a CDS encoding SNF2 family domain-containing protein — protein sequence MDDDPATSHARDKEALRSLADELLELEADRDLQQVIVESYETAPNPDAYSNDKKGAVRTLEAVKKTIDDKKLQKRRLEQRIHAARSADRQTARDVASGEDRNMWEARNRWGTAAVPYRTSAGSHGSGLSQGIPTMSSNMGDPAPGYSGSSAFMNGSRGAPAFGQTGIPPSTNNKRSFGNASEPFSQSSPGRSKSQRTNDVLSDIIDLTGDDDEINTSISRSRQREAMAQGSRAAMMARRPRPYASRSTSFAPQPATNGVSRSSFFNSPSSWDFGNPQGQSSSSSSMASTPGADIIPRMPGSFIDDETPFTSFMPATHMYNHNPYNIVNGSGRSTADVINRTNNFNFMDLTDESGNPLDARVVSIMQDINDDPRRSKEEVEALLRNVHAGVEIPEEDRDGTPEAMRYPLYAHQRVALTWMKRQEQGTNKGGILADDMGLGKTISVLALMVSNKSPTLTRKTTLIVAPLSLIRQWENEIKKKLKTDHALSVYIYHNTQKIKAQELMKYDVVLTTYGTLVSDRKKLAIYKKNLGTREMFSKTDPHLANSVSLFHPDYSMFYRVVLDESQWIKNHKAQAALAVADLMSQYRWCLSGTPMMNGVDELYSLYRFLRIKPYNDWAKFRGAFGVLFGKRGDPKAQAMRNLQVLLKATLLRRTKSSQIDGKPILQLPEKTEEVVYAELDEDERKFYTDLETKSQVQINKYLRKGTLGKHYSHVLVLLLRLRQTCCHPHLLLEADDAVPEVDDNMLERVKSLSLTVVQRLTEKSRALENADAINEGFECPICYDMMPDPTIPLPCGHELCAGCLKQHVDNAKRENLRNGEDEGQVKCAVCRGPLNPANIITYAAFKKVHMPEEASGSSEDEESDGSVWSSDDDEEEEGDEESNADDVDKRGNLKNFVVPDIYADISDGEDGSSASPAPKPETPKKKKKKHRSKGKQKAVVSPSKEVKKRLKKIKGSMLQSLRKDAKKNAAAWRDYTKYLSHHWLTSSKTRACVELLRTIQETGEKTIIFSQWTMLLDLLQVAIKKEGLNIKHCRYTGEMSMAQRDDTAFTFSTDPSMKVMMVSLRAGNAGLNLVSASRVIIMDPFWNPYIEMQAVDRAHRIGQQRPVKVYRILTQETVEDRIIQLQEKKRATVDAALDEREGAKLAGLSMTELRFLFNL from the exons atggacgacgacccgGCCACCTCCCACGCCCGGGATAAGGAGGCTCTCAGgtccctcgccgacgagctgctcgagctgGAAGCCGACCGCGATCTCCAGCAGGTCATTGTCGAGTCTTACGAAACCGCACCCAACCCAGACGCCTACTCCAACGACAAAAAGGGCGCCGTGCGCACACTCGAGGCCGTGAAGAAGACgatcgacgacaagaagctcCAGAAGCGCCGTCTGGAGCAGCGCATCCACGCTGCTAGGAGCGCCGACCGCCAAACGGCCAGAGACGTCGCCTCCGGCGAGGATAGGAACATGTGGGAGGCACGCAATCGCTGGGGAACCG CTGCGGTTCCGTACAGAACATCAGCAGGCTCTCACGGCTCGGGTTTATCGCAAGGAATCCCGACCATGTCCAGCAACATGGGCGACCCGGCCCCGGGCTATTCTGGATCGTCCGCCTTCATGAACGGCTCCAGAGGAGCTCCGGCCTTTGGCCAAACTGGAATTCCGCCATCCACCAACAACAAGAGGTCTTTCGGAAATGCTTCCGAGCCTTTCAGTCAGTCCAGTCCTGGCCGAAGCAAATCTCAGCGCACCAACGATGTGTTGTCTGATATCATTGATCTTACTGG GGACGATGATGAGATCAACACGTCGATCTCACGCTCGCGGCAGCGCGAGGCGATGGCACAGGGCAGTAGAGCTGCGATGATGGCGCGCCGACCCAGGCCTTACGCCTCCAGATCTACCTCTTTCGCGCCCCAGCCGGCCACCAACGGCGTCTCTAGGTCCTCATTCTTCAATAGCCCATCCAGCTGGGACTTTGGTAACCCGCAAGGCCAATCAAGCTCTTCTTCGAGCATGGCTTCGACTCCCGGCGCAGACATCATCCCGCGTATGCCTGGCTccttcatcgacgacgaaaCCCCATTCACATCGTTCATGCCGGCTACCCATATGTACAACCACAACCCTTACAATATCGTCAACGGATCTGGCCGCAGCACCGCCGATGTGATCAACCGGACCAACAACTTCAACTTCATGGACCTCACGGACGAATCCGGAAACCCCCTGGATGCTCGTGTGGTTTCCATCATGCAGGACATTAACGACGACCCTCGCAGATCGAaagaagaagtcgaggcACTTTTGCGCAATGTACACGCAGGAGTGGAAATTCCGGAGGAGGACCGTGATGGAACGCCCGAGGCCATGAGGTATCCCCTCTATGCTCATCAGAGAGTGGCCTTGACCTGGATGAAGCGCCAGGAGCAAGGCACCAACAAGGGGGGCATCCTGGCCGACGACATGGGCCTGGGAAAGACGATTTCCGTCCTGGCCTTGATGGTGTCAAATAAGTCACCGACGCTCACGCGCAAG ACGACTCTGATTGTGGCCCCCCTATCTCTTATTCGGCAGTGGGAGAATGAgatcaagaagaagctcaagacAGACCACGCCCTGTCGGTGTACATTTACCACAACACACAGAAGATCAAGGCTCAAGAGTTGATGAAGTACGACGTCGTCTTGACAACGTACGGAACACTCGTTTCTGACCGAAAGAAGTTGGCGATCTACAAGAAGAATCTCGGCACGCGAGAAATGTTCTCCAAGACTGACCCGCACCTGGCCAACTCCGTTTCTCTGTTCCACCCGGACTACTCAATGTTTTACCGTGTGGTTCTCGACGAGAGCCAATGGATCAAGAACCACAAGGCACAGGCGGCTTTGGCAGTCGCTGATCTGATGAGCCAGTACCGTTGGTGTCTGTCTGGGACTCCGATGATGAACGGTGTCGACGAGCTGTACTCGCTTTACCGATTCCTGAGAATCAAGCCTTACAACGACTGGGCCAAGTTTCGCGGCGCCTTTGGTGTGCTCTTTGGCAAGAGAGGTGACCCCAAGGCGCAGGCAATGAGAAACCTGCAGGTCCTCCTCAAAGCGACACTTCTGCGTCGCACGAAATCCTCTCAGATTGACGGAAAGCCCATCCTGCAGCTTCCCGAGAAGACCGAGGAGGTGGTTTACGCAGAactggacgaggacgagcgcAAGTTCTACACGGATCTCGAGACCAAGTCGCAGGTTCAGATCAACAAGTACCTTCGAAAAGGCACTCTCGGCAAGCATTACTCCCATGTcttggtgctgctgctccgcCTCCGTCAGACTTGTTGCCATCCGCACTTGTTGCTggaggccgacgatgcgGTCCCTGAAGTGGATGACAACATGCTCGAGCGCGTCAAGTCCCTTTCCTTGACTGTCGTCCAGCGGCTCACCGAGAAATCCCGAGCCCTCGAGAATGCCGACGCTATCAACGAAGGCTTCGAGTGCCCCATCTGCTACGACATGATGCCCGACCCGACCATCCCACTTCCTTGTGGTCATGAGCTCTGCGCCGGGTGTCTCAAGCAGCACGTCGACAACGCCAAACGTGAAAACCTTAGGAACGGTGAGGATGAAGGCCAGGTCAAGTGCGCCGTCTGCAGGGGCCCGCTAAACCCGGCAAACATCATTACCTATGCGGCCTTCAAAAAGGTCCACATGCCGGAAGAGGCCAGCGGCAGCTCCGAGGATGAAGAGTCGGATGGATCAGTCTGGAGcagcgacgatgacgaggaggaggagggcgacgaagaaTCCAATGCGGATGATGTCGATAAGAGAGGCAACCTCAAGAACTTTGTCGTTCCCGACATCTACGCTGATATTAGTGATGGTGAAGACGGGTCGTCCGCCTCGCCAGCGCCAAAGCCCGAGACacccaagaagaagaaaaagaagcaTAGGAGCAAGGGAAAGCAGAAGGCGGTCGTCTCCCCGAGCAAGGAAGTCAAGAAGAGGctcaagaagatcaagggATCCATGTTACAGTCCCTTCGCAAGGACGCCAAGAAGAACGCCGCTGCATGGAGAGACTACACTAAGTACCTGAGCCACCACTGGCTCACCTCGTCCAAGACCAGAGCCTGTGTGGAGCTCCTCCGAACAATACAGGAGACTGGCGAGAAGACCATCATTTTCTCCCAATGGACAATGCTTCTGGATCTTCTGCAGGTTGCAatcaagaaggagggtcTCAACATCAAGCACTGTCGCTACACGGGTGAGATGAGCATGGCACAGCGGGACGACACAGCCTTCACCTTCTCGACGGACCCGAGCATGAAGGTCATGATGGTGTCTCTACGCGCCGGAAACGCCGGTCTCAACCTTGTCTCGGCCTCGCGAGTCATCATCATGGACCCTTTCTGGAATCCTTACATTGAGATGCAGGCAGTGGATCGAGCGCACCGCATCGGCCAACAGAGGCCGGTGAAGGTGTATCGCATCCTGACGCAAGAGACGGTGGAGGATCGTATCATCCAGCTtcaggagaagaagagggcgacggTCGATGCTGCTTTGGACGAGCGGGAGGGCGCCAAACTGGCCGGTCTCAGCATGACGGAACTCCGGTTCTTGTTCAACCTCTAA
- a CDS encoding RNA polymerase II mediator complex component SRB4, with product MASGSSMPFSSLHPIPTGSRKPKSLGEFIARVQSDRGFRNVTEESLRKELENKQNDAAEVKEEDTVMAEGIDDSEEPPDAGAARMEVLRNIDVAQNAALMTLDFVSLLLSKESPAQAGVTLSQALREWTGIGTLGIAKREDNEEQKQRDAERAKDNRDVSLGWALLDIETTKASADKAASHLSKEVEREAKYWNEVLAVHQAGWSMCRLPAERHTLGVRFGFSEASPEFRNSSLAPLRRGDDGTALLQHGRVGAGSQRLSITVSRSGETTGRLAIGSSVPDSALLPDRVLEARNTIFAQELWHELHREAHSLASYGVRANNDSINFNPASGPSLTLELESLEDNVAVASTSDDNVLAEATHLGLHILLSHAHRLNELQRLRPTPPHQRRNQAQNQYHLLRPIIAKILYDRSVEQVTSFAGDITRILRRAGVQTAAFTLTTPPCPTADLKNTSGGASNRPNASQALTNMLTSPADFQVELTLTPTSRLQIRGRTFLLPLTTTQFQLQLLPSLAEPPNPEPAPSTLQVSYPPSRDPYPDFSSVQLYIANAASHALADLAMSFIPSPSSEPSDPTLAEWTKSVRGTAIRDIDTETREVRFDILGNGPQGRPTLQIGAAWRAGDKPLIKRWAWPAVGEDAGKSATQPHIGDIVAAVVQSKEI from the exons ATGGCGTCGGGCAGCTcgatgcccttctcctccctccacccGATCCCAACGGGCAGTCGCAAACCCAAGAGCCTCGGCGAGTTCATTGCCCGCGTGCAATCAGACCGCGGTTTTCGAAACGTTACCGAGGAGAGTCTCAggaaggagctcgagaatAAGCAGAATGATGCGGCAGAGGTGAAGGAGGAAGATACGGTCATGGCCGAGGGAATCGACGACAGCGAGGAGCCTCCAGATGCTGGCGCGGCGCGAATGGAGGTGCTGAGGAATATCGA TGTCGCGCAAAACGCCGCTCTCATGACCCTCGACTTTGTCTCATTGCTGCTCTCGAAAGAAAGCCCCGCCCAAGCTGGCGTCACCCTCTCCCAAGCATTGCGTGAATGGACCGGCATAGGCACCCTCGGGATTGCGAAGCGCGAGGACAACGAGGAACAGAAACAAAGAGACGCCGAGCGCGCCAAGGACAACCGCGACGTGTCTCTAGGCTGGGCACTGCTCGACATCGAAACGACGAAGGCGTCGGCGGACAAGGCGGCGAGCCATCTGAGCAAAGAAGTCGAACGCGAAGCGAAGTACTGGAACGAGGTGCTAGCAGTGCATCAGGCCGGATGGTCCATGTGCAGGCTGCCGGCGGAACGACATACCCTCGGGGTGAGATTTGGGTTCTCAGAAG CTTCGCCCGAGTTCAGGAACAGCAGTCTTGCGCCCCTGCgacgcggcgacgacggcacagCATTGTTGCAGCATGGCAGAGTCGGTGCCGGTTCCCAACGTCTCTCCATCACCGTGAGCAGATCCGGTGAGACAACCGGCCGTCTAGCCATCGGATCTTCAGTGCCGGACTCGGCCCTCCTGCCGGACCGAGTTCTCGAAGCCCGAAACACCATCTTCGCGCAAGAGCTCTGGCACGAGCTGCATCGCGAAGCTCATTCGCTGGCCTCTTACGGAGTGCGCGCGAATAACGACTCCATCAATTTCAACCCTGCCTCCGGCCCAAGTCTGACACTCGAGCTCGAGTCGCTCGAGGACAATGTTGCCGTTGCGAGCACGTCTGACGACAATGTACTTGCGGAAGCGACACATCTCGGCCTCCACATTCTCCTCAGCCATGCCCATCGTCTGAACGAGCTTCAGCGCCTACGGCCGACGCCTCCCCATCAGAGACGCAACCAGGCCCAGAACCAGTACCACCTACTGAGACCCATCATCGCCAAGATCCTATATGACCGCTCCGTCGAGCAGGTCACCAGCTTCGCCGGTGACATCACCCGCATCTTACGACGCGCCGGCGTCCAAACCGCCGCCTTCACCCTGACCACTCCGCCGTGCCCGACCGCCGACCTGAAGAACACCTCGGGCGGCGCTTCCAACCGCCCTAACGCCTCGCAGGCGCTTACCAACATGCTTACATCACCAGCGGACTTCCAAGTCGAGCTGACCCTCACCCCGACATCCCGCCTCCAGATCCGCGGCCGCAcattcctcctccccctgACGACAACACAGTTCCAGCTCCAACTCCTCCCCAGCCTCGCCGAGCCCCCGAACCCCGAACCCGCACCGAGCACCCTCCAGGTCTCCTATCCCCCCTCGCGCGACCCGTACCCGGACTTCTCATCGGTACAGCTGTACATTGCCAATGCTGCATCCCACGCCCTGGCCGACCTCGCCATGTCTTTcatcccttccccctcctccgagCCCTCGGACCCTACCCTCGCCGAGTGGACCAAGTCCGTTCGCGGCACCGCCATCCGCGACATCGACACGGAGACGCGCGAGGTCCGCTTTGACATCCTCGGCAACGGACCCCAGGGCCGCCCGACGCTCCAGATCGGCGCCGCCTGGCGCGCCGGAGACAAGCCTCTCATCAAGCGCTGGGCCTGgccggccgtcggcgaggacgccggaAAGTCGGCTACCCAGCCGCACATTGGCGACATTGTCGCGGCAGTTGTCCAGTCTAAGGAGATCTAG
- a CDS encoding ATP-dependent 6-phosphofructokinase, producing the protein MAPTATKKKIAVMTSGGDSPGMNGVVRAVVRTALHMGCEPYCIYDGYEGLVVGGDQIRKASWGDVRNYLGQGGTLIGTRRCMAFYERPGRLTAAKNMILHGIDALIICGGDGSLTGADKFRAEWPSLIDELVSSGQLKKAQVDPYRHLNIVGLVGSIDNDMSGTDATIGCYSALERICEMVDYIEATASSHSRAFVIEVMGRHCGWLALMAGVATGADFIFIPEKPREENWEQEMCNIVKRHRSFGKRKTIVIIAEGAHDSNGKKISSEMVKDLLADKNGLALDTRITTLGHVQRGGTAVAYDRMLATLQGVEAVKAVLEATPETETCFIAITENQICRKPLMQAVKDTKEVAKAVDEKNFEKAMSLRDTEFAEMFSSYMMTTNVRVDDHHLPEKERMKIGFINVGAPAGGMNAAVRAGIAYCLSRGHEPIAIHNGFAGFARHHGDKPVGAVRPFDWLEVDSWASKGGSEIGTNRELPSESGMELIANLIEKYEFDGLFLVGGFEAYHAVSQLRKARELYPSLCIPMVLLPATISNNVPGSEYSLGSDTCLNELVQYCDKIKQSASATRRRVFVVETQGGKSGYVATLAGLSVGASAVYTPEEGMDLEMLAADVRHLREVFAKDKGQSSSGRLILINEKADDVFNAKLIADIIRKEARGRFESRDSIPGHVQQGGVPSPMDRCRAVRLAIKCMQHLEEFRPKSHNRCKRDPMSASVIGIKGAQVTFTPILDLEDHETDWKNRRPKNVHWAHMGDVVNMLSGRPAHHKPEQSLTGLKAKDVKRGLDD; encoded by the exons ATGGCTCCCACGGCTACTAAGAAGAAGATCGCCGTCATGACCTCGGGAGGTGACTCCCCGGGCATGAACGGTGTAGTGCGCGCTGTAGTCCGAACCGCCCTCCACATGGGATGCGAACCCTACTGCATCTACGACGGGTATGAGGGCTTGGTagtgggcggcgaccagATCCGCAAGGCATCATGGGGAGATGTGCGCAACTACCTCGGACAGGGCGGTACTCTGATCGGAACCCGCCGCTGCATGGCCTTTTACGAACGCCCCGGCCGGTTgaccgccgccaagaacaTGATCCTCCacggcatcgacgccctcATCATCTGCGGTGGTGACGGTTCCCTGACTGGTGCCGACAAGTTCCGCGCCGAGTGGCCTTCTCTGATCGACGAGCTTGTTTCCTCCGGTCAGCTCAAGAAGGCCCAGGTCGATCCCTACAGGCACCTCAACATTGTCGGTTTGGTCGGCTCCATTGACAATGACATGTCTGGCACCGATGCCACCATTGGATGCTACTCGGCCCTCGAGCGCATCTGCGAGATGGTCGACTACATCGAGGCCACCGCCTCTTCCCACTCAAGGGCCTTCGTCATCGAGGTCATGGGGCGCCATTGCGGCTGGCTGGCCCTCATGGCCGGCGTTGCGACGGGTGCCGACTTCATCTTCATTCCCGAGAAGCCTAGGGAGGAGAACTGGGAGCAAGAAATGTGTAATATCGTCAAGAGG CACCGAAGCTTTGGAAAGCGCAAGACCATCGTAATCATCGCCGAGGGTGCCCACGACAGCAATGGCAAGAAGATCAGCTCCGAAATGGTCAAGGACCTGCTCGCCGACAAGAATGGACTTGCTCTGGATACCCGCATCACAACTCTTGGCCATGTTCAGCGAGGTGGCACCGCGGTGGCTTACGACAGAATGCTGGCCACGCtgcagggcgtcgaggccgtcaaggcaGTGCTCGAAGCTACCCCTGAAACCGAAACCTgcttcatcgccatcaccgaGAACCAGATCTGCCGCAAGCCGCTCATGCAAGCCGTCAAGGACACCAAGGAGGTCGCAAAGGCCGTAGACGAGAAGAACTTTGAGAAGGCAATGTCCCTCCGTGACACCGAGTTCGCAGAGATGTTCAGCTCTTACATGATGACCACGAACGTCAGGGTGGACGACCATCATCTGCCTGAAAAGGAG AGGATGAAGATTGGTTTCATCAACGTCGGCGCCCCCGCTGGTGGCATGAACGCCGCTGTGCGGGCGGGTATCGCCTACTGTCTCTCGCGCGGTCATGAGCCCATCGCTATCCACAACGGCTTTGCCGGTTTCGCCAGACACCATGGCGATAAGCCCGTCGGTGCGGTGCGACCTTTCGACTGGCTGGAGGTTGACAGCTGGGCCAGCAAGGGAGGATCCGAGATTGGCACCAACCGAGAGCTTCCCTCCGAGTCCGGCATGGAGCTCATCGCCAACCTCATCGAGAAGTACGAGTTCGACGGTCTGTTTCTGGTTGGTGGCTTCGAAGCATACCACGCCGTTTCGCAGCTGCGCAAAGCGAGGGAGCTGTACCCCTCGCTGTGCATCCCCATGGTTCTCTTGCCGGCCACGATTTCCAACAACGTCCCCGGATCAGAGTACTCGCTTGGCTCCGACACGTGTTTGAACGAACTCGTCCAGTACTGCGACAAGATCAAGCAGTCAGCCTCGGCCACCCGTCGTCGTgtgttcgtcgtcgagacccAGGGTGGAAAGTCCGGTTACGTCGCGACCCTGGCGGGTCTCAGCGTTGGCGCGAGCGCTGTCTACACGCCAGAGGAGGGTATGGACCTCGAGATGCTGGCTGCCGACGTCCGCCATCTTCGCGAGGTCTTCGCCAAGGACAAGGGCCAGTCCTCGTCCGGTCGTCTGATTCTCATCAACGAgaaggccgacgacgtcttcAACGCCAAGCTCATTGCGGACATCATCCGCAAGGAGGCGCGCGGCCGGTTCGAATCCCGCGACAGTATCCCGGGTCACGTTCAGCAGGGTGGCGTTCCCTCGCCCATGGACAGGTGTCGCGCCGTCAGGCTGGCCATCAAGTGCATGCAGCACCTCGAGGAGTTCAGGCCCAAGTCGCATAACAGGTGCAAGAGGGACCCCATGAGCGCCTCCGTCATTGGCATCAAGGGTGCCCAGGTCACCTTCACCCCCATCCTGGACCTCGAGGACCACGAGACGGACTGGAAGAACCGTCGGCCCAAGAACGTTCACTGGGCGCATATGGGTGACGTGGTCAACATGCTCTCGGGCAGGCCCGCCCACCACAAGCCCGAGCAGAGCCTCACCGGATTGAAGGCCAAGGACGTCAAGAGAGGTCTTGATGACTGA